One window from the genome of Xenorhabdus bovienii SS-2004 encodes:
- a CDS encoding lipase family protein: protein MSNANSVYCHNCPGMLKNKIEIQLVDEHNKPISKMDYILKNSKVERPGKTDENGMIRADKLPASPIRLFLRGQKLADEMETRPLRTLRGESHSTVKPDAESKGYFYRYAVIGELCDKAPNIAKWEQAKFGLPYYHFPKENEFKGLEFYGEDFNQRHVIEVCPFRAWSLILKHTPNYDIVNAYNLGLMSLLVYKNEVMVNPDSPDINMRKFINTPDTTTSFFYQQCFDLSKTPVINDHSVYPAIVNDVPFKERYRPAIFLDVEQVETPETFEHDTQMFFVENETQIIAAWRGTASSRDALTDGTYRPIPCPENILPGGKAKVHKGFLEAYQCMEKYFINEIKQIKESSQHINLKKLFICGHSLGGALALLHATELRNNNPLLYTYGMPRVLTGSGVKALTSLNHFRHVNDADSVTSVPFDTNMDNWLFEVYGPLGTIFGFSWTLATLPTIPIQKSLPEMGEVYYHQGNTVSFFQARQMGEERIPSKNGVGFTGKKRWRMNGIYKFYLVPSIANSLDKGLENEQQEYVDSLKGDKSVLDEIFPQWNNPDLDTIITTATDHFMGSKYQAIINNQLLSFLEPTKTPKLIASKEKFDELIHHQDASPLNAKRNTTFMALENNLHDIFKQDVNQDELLKHALERYKEGANEISM from the coding sequence ATGAGTAATGCTAATTCGGTTTATTGTCATAATTGCCCGGGAATGTTAAAGAACAAAATAGAAATTCAGCTTGTTGATGAACACAATAAACCCATTTCTAAGATGGACTATATTTTAAAAAATAGTAAAGTTGAGCGTCCGGGAAAGACGGATGAAAACGGCATGATCCGAGCAGATAAATTGCCTGCTTCTCCTATACGTTTATTTCTCCGTGGGCAAAAACTTGCCGATGAGATGGAAACACGACCATTACGAACATTGCGTGGTGAGTCTCATTCAACAGTCAAGCCAGATGCCGAATCCAAAGGTTATTTTTATCGTTATGCTGTCATTGGTGAGTTGTGTGACAAAGCCCCTAATATTGCAAAGTGGGAACAAGCTAAGTTTGGGCTACCTTACTACCATTTTCCGAAAGAAAATGAATTTAAAGGATTAGAGTTTTACGGTGAGGATTTTAATCAACGTCATGTGATTGAGGTATGTCCGTTTAGAGCATGGTCTTTAATCCTAAAACATACACCAAACTACGATATAGTGAATGCGTATAACCTAGGACTCATGTCACTATTGGTGTATAAGAATGAAGTGATGGTTAACCCAGATTCTCCTGATATTAATATGAGGAAATTTATTAATACTCCCGATACGACCACTTCTTTTTTCTACCAGCAATGCTTTGACTTATCAAAAACCCCTGTTATCAATGATCATTCCGTTTATCCCGCGATTGTAAACGATGTACCATTTAAAGAACGTTATCGACCGGCAATATTCCTGGATGTTGAACAAGTGGAAACGCCTGAAACGTTTGAGCATGATACTCAAATGTTTTTTGTTGAAAATGAAACGCAAATTATTGCGGCATGGCGAGGGACGGCAAGCTCGAGAGATGCGCTGACGGATGGGACTTACCGCCCTATTCCATGCCCAGAGAATATTCTTCCCGGTGGAAAAGCCAAGGTTCATAAGGGCTTTTTAGAAGCTTATCAGTGCATGGAAAAATATTTTATAAATGAAATTAAACAAATCAAAGAATCATCACAACATATTAATCTTAAAAAGTTATTTATCTGCGGTCATAGTTTGGGGGGGGCACTTGCTTTATTGCACGCCACAGAGCTAAGAAATAATAACCCGCTCCTTTATACGTATGGAATGCCGAGAGTCCTCACTGGAAGTGGCGTTAAAGCCTTAACGTCACTGAATCACTTCCGACATGTCAATGATGCCGATAGCGTAACGAGCGTGCCATTTGATACCAATATGGATAACTGGTTATTTGAAGTTTATGGGCCACTAGGAACCATTTTTGGCTTTAGCTGGACTTTGGCAACATTGCCGACCATTCCAATACAAAAATCTCTCCCCGAGATGGGTGAAGTCTATTATCACCAAGGGAATACCGTGAGCTTCTTTCAGGCGAGACAAATGGGTGAAGAAAGAATTCCAAGTAAGAATGGTGTCGGTTTTACGGGTAAAAAAAGATGGCGCATGAATGGCATCTATAAGTTTTATTTAGTTCCGAGCATAGCTAATTCATTAGATAAAGGACTAGAGAATGAACAACAGGAATATGTGGACTCATTAAAGGGAGATAAGTCTGTTCTCGATGAAATATTCCCACAATGGAATAATCCTGATTTAGATACGATTATAACGACGGCAACAGACCACTTTATGGGCAGTAAATATCAAGCCATTATAAATAATCAATTGCTCAGTTTCTTAGAGCCAACGAAAACGCCTAAGCTAATAGCTTCAAAAGAGAAATTTGATGAATTAATACATCATCAAGATGCCTCTCCACTGAATGCAAAACGTAACACCACTTTTATGGCACTCGAAAATAACCTGCACGATATTTTTAAACAAGATGTTAACCAGGATGAATTATTGAAACACGCTCTTGAGCGATATAAGGAAGGCGCCAATGAAATTTCTATGTAA